The following are encoded in a window of Haloarcula halophila genomic DNA:
- a CDS encoding PAS domain S-box protein, translating to MSSSSTSETNSSAPARERVYEAFADRSRPLSDAVKTALSAGCERLDLSVGFLTGIDDGRQYIEEAVGDHPEIRPGTECPLSEAYCRRTVEIDGQLSIQDAAAAPEIADAAYDRFGLGAYVGSKVVADDEVYGTVCFADEKQRDEPFTEADELFVELVARLVGRGIEQRAYERERTERTAQLSAEKRRFEGIAENSFDVIFRVDTEGRLTYVSKAVERVLGYDPDTLVGDTFSAYLTPTATADALESFDTLLAGESIQGIELTFEHRDGSEVVVEVNATPIFDDGTVTAIQGVGRDITERRERERQLRIRTRAMAEAEVPITIADATDPNNPITYANDAFETVTGYSPAEITGRNCRILQGPETDPDDVARLAAGIAEQRAVTTEILNYRQDGSPFWNRVTITPVENDDGDVTHYLGFQQDVTDSKRSERLIGLLNRVLRHNLRNELTIIQGYAEFIDDPPPDTDVAASIRRPVDRLLDLSEKARELESYARRDRRPTRLDPGLFLPATTAPLQEAHPAATVEVTVRTDRDICAGAELERAVEELVTNALEHDPKPETTVEITARDAGEWVEIEVRDDGPGIPPMEARVVETGEETELQHGKGLGLWLVNWTATRYGGSFQITDEDGTVATLRLPAITDDQTVEAAARRPTVLFR from the coding sequence ATCAGCTCCTCCAGTACGTCCGAAACGAACTCGTCCGCACCAGCCCGGGAACGTGTTTACGAAGCGTTCGCCGACCGGAGTCGTCCGCTCAGCGACGCGGTCAAGACGGCGCTGTCTGCCGGCTGTGAGCGGCTGGATCTCTCAGTCGGGTTTCTGACGGGGATCGACGACGGGAGACAGTACATCGAGGAGGCGGTCGGCGACCACCCCGAGATCCGGCCGGGTACGGAGTGTCCACTGAGTGAGGCATACTGTCGCCGGACCGTCGAAATCGACGGACAGTTGAGCATTCAGGACGCTGCGGCCGCACCCGAGATCGCCGACGCGGCCTACGACCGGTTCGGACTCGGAGCCTACGTCGGGAGTAAAGTCGTCGCCGACGACGAGGTGTACGGGACCGTCTGTTTCGCCGACGAGAAGCAGCGTGACGAGCCCTTCACCGAGGCCGACGAGTTGTTCGTCGAACTGGTCGCACGACTCGTCGGGCGGGGCATCGAGCAGCGGGCCTACGAGCGCGAGCGAACGGAACGGACCGCACAGCTGTCGGCGGAGAAACGGCGCTTCGAGGGGATCGCCGAGAACAGTTTCGACGTCATCTTCCGAGTCGACACGGAGGGCCGACTTACGTACGTCTCCAAGGCCGTCGAGCGGGTACTGGGGTACGACCCCGACACGCTCGTCGGCGACACGTTCTCGGCGTATCTGACCCCGACCGCTACCGCCGACGCTCTGGAATCGTTCGATACACTCCTGGCCGGGGAGTCGATCCAGGGCATCGAACTGACGTTCGAACACCGTGACGGCAGTGAGGTCGTCGTCGAGGTCAACGCGACGCCCATCTTCGACGACGGGACCGTCACGGCGATTCAGGGCGTCGGTCGCGACATCACCGAGCGCCGCGAGCGCGAGCGGCAACTCCGAATCCGAACCCGCGCCATGGCCGAGGCCGAGGTCCCGATCACGATCGCCGACGCCACCGACCCGAACAACCCGATCACGTACGCAAACGACGCCTTCGAGACTGTCACCGGCTACAGCCCGGCCGAGATCACTGGCCGGAACTGCCGAATCCTGCAGGGACCCGAGACCGATCCCGACGATGTCGCCCGGCTCGCGGCCGGAATCGCGGAGCAACGAGCGGTCACCACGGAGATCCTCAACTACCGTCAGGACGGGTCGCCGTTCTGGAACCGGGTCACGATCACGCCGGTCGAGAACGACGACGGGGACGTCACCCACTACCTCGGGTTCCAGCAGGACGTTACCGACAGCAAACGCAGCGAGCGACTTATCGGGCTATTGAACCGCGTTCTCCGGCACAACCTCCGGAACGAACTGACGATCATCCAGGGGTACGCCGAGTTCATCGACGACCCGCCCCCGGACACCGATGTCGCGGCCAGCATCCGTCGCCCCGTCGATCGGCTCCTCGACCTGAGCGAGAAGGCCCGTGAACTGGAGAGCTACGCGCGACGTGATCGCCGTCCCACCCGACTCGATCCGGGGCTGTTCCTTCCTGCGACCACGGCTCCCCTCCAGGAGGCACATCCGGCGGCGACGGTAGAGGTGACCGTCCGGACCGACCGCGATATCTGCGCCGGAGCGGAACTCGAACGTGCCGTCGAGGAACTCGTCACCAACGCCCTCGAACACGACCCGAAGCCGGAGACGACGGTCGAGATCACCGCCAGGGACGCGGGTGAGTGGGTCGAGATCGAGGTCCGGGACGACGGGCCGGGCATCCCGCCGATGGAGGCCCGTGTCGTCGAGACCGGCGAGGAGACCGAACTCCAGCACGGGAAGGGGCTGGGCCTGTGGCTCGTCAACTGGACGGCGACCCGATACGGTGGGTCGTTCCAGATCACCGACGAGGACGGGACCGTTGCGACCCTTCGGCTGCCAGCGATCACCGACGACCAGACCGTCGAGGCGGCCGCCCGGCGTCCGACGGTCCTCTTCCGGTGA